The bacterium sequence TAGAAATAGGGAAAAAGAATAAAACTACCCTTTAAAAAACCTCCTTATGATGTAAACCAAAAGTTATCATATTATAGTATAACCAGAACACTCGTAAGGAATAAACAATAAATCAAGGACCCCTCCTATACAATTATAAGGGGTAAAGGAGAACAGTAAAATGGCTGGAAGAGAAGTTTTTGATAAAGAAGAGATGGAAGCAATTGTTGGTGTTGTAAAGAGAGGTGTGTTTTTTAGGTATGGCTACCCGCAAGAGAGAGAAGGAATTTATTGTGTTGACGATTTTGAAAAATCTTTTGCTTCGTATGCAGGAGCAAGGCATGCACTCGGAGTAAACTCAGGAAGTTCTTCATTAAAAGTAGCTCTTGAAGCATTAAATCTCCCCAAAGGTAAAGAAGTGCTTACCCCTTGCTTTACTTTTGTTGCAACAATAGAATCTATTGAAGAAGCAGGACTTAAACCTGTTTTATGTGACATAGACAAGACTTTTAATATTTCACCTCAAGATATAAAGAGAAGAATCACAAAAGATACTGTTGCTATAATGCCAGTTCATATGATGGGAGCAGCAGCAGATATAAAAGAGATTATTGATATAGCAAAAGAAAACAACTTAAAGGTTGTAGAAGACACTTGTCAAAGCACTGGCGCTTCTTTGGAAGGTAAAAAACTCGGAACATTTGGAGATTTTGGTTGTTTCAGTTTTGATTATGCCAAGGTTATGACAACAGGCGAAGGAGGCATACTTGTAACAAATAGTGAGGAACTGTATAAACAGGCAGACTGGTACCACGACCACGGACACACACATATGTCTGATGTTCCAAGAGGAGTAGAACCCAGAGCTCGAAAAGGTTTTAACTATAGAATGAACGAATTGCAAGGTGCTCTCGGCGTGGTGCAACTTAAAAAACTCAATTATATAATCTCTAAACAGAGGGATAATAAAAGAAGAATAAAAAATGAACTCCAAAATATAGATGGACTGGAATTTAGGCAGTTGCTCGATAAAGATGGAGATATAGCTACCTTCTTGACGATCTTGTTACCAGATAAAGAAAAAGCCGAAGAATTAAAAAGTAAAATGATAGAATCCAATGTTACTCCTGCAACCTTAAACTATTGGCATTTTACTGCCAATATAGAAATTGCAGGAGGAGGAAGTTTCCCTGAAAGCGAAGCCCTTCTTTCAAGAAGTGTTTCAATAGAAATAAAGACCATTATGACAGAAGAGGAAATATCGAAAGTAGCAAGTTCTATAAAAGAAAATGTTAAATAAGGGACAAAAAAGTATGTGGTGTCTACTCACTCTGGTACTACGGCGCATACACCTTCTACTTAACAATCGGGCACTCTGAGAACTCACCCTTCTGCATAGCAAGCATCTCCGAAGGGTTTAACAGGC is a genomic window containing:
- a CDS encoding DegT/DnrJ/EryC1/StrS family aminotransferase, which codes for MAGREVFDKEEMEAIVGVVKRGVFFRYGYPQEREGIYCVDDFEKSFASYAGARHALGVNSGSSSLKVALEALNLPKGKEVLTPCFTFVATIESIEEAGLKPVLCDIDKTFNISPQDIKRRITKDTVAIMPVHMMGAAADIKEIIDIAKENNLKVVEDTCQSTGASLEGKKLGTFGDFGCFSFDYAKVMTTGEGGILVTNSEELYKQADWYHDHGHTHMSDVPRGVEPRARKGFNYRMNELQGALGVVQLKKLNYIISKQRDNKRRIKNELQNIDGLEFRQLLDKDGDIATFLTILLPDKEKAEELKSKMIESNVTPATLNYWHFTANIEIAGGGSFPESEALLSRSVSIEIKTIMTEEEISKVASSIKENVK